The DNA sequence GAAGGTTATTTGACTCTGTCAGGACATTTTATTGACAAAGACTGGCAGATGCAGTCTTGCAATCTTGCAACAATCCATGTAGCTGTGCAGCACACAGCAGACAATATATCTGAACTCCTCAAAAAAACAACTGATGAATGGGGCATCACCAGTAAGGTTCATGCGGTTGTTACAGACAATGGAGCCAATATGGTCTCTGCTGTGCGTAAAACTTGTTGGAAACATATTCcttgtttttctcacacactcaACCTCATTGTGAAGGACTCCATTAAGGCTGACATAAGTCTTGAGTccagcttggagaaatgtattgcCATTGTTCGGTTCTTCCATCACAGCACCAGAGCAACTGACAAGCTAAAAGAAGTACAAAATCAGTTGAATTTACCACAGCATAAACTAATCCAATCAGTGGATACTAGATGGAACTCTGTGTTGTACATGATTGACAGACTGTATGAGCAACAACAAGCCATCACAACAACACTTTGTCTTCTCGGGAGAAACAACATGTGCCTATGTGATGAAGAATGGTCCCACATCAGGCAGGCCAGTGATGTCCTCAGGCCTTTTGAAGAGGCCACCAAGGAGGTTTCAGCAGAGCAGTATGTCACGATTTCCAAAGTCATACCTCTGGTCTGTCTTCTTCTCCAGAAAGTAACCACATCTGCTGACCAGGGTAACAGTCTGGCTCCACAACTTGCTGCACAATGCAAGCGAAGGTTCCAAAACATTGAACACAACCACACTCTTGCAGCCAGCACCTTTTTGGACATTCGCTTCAGAAACATTGTGTTCAGTGATTCTGCAAATGTGGAGATGATTAAATCACGGATCATCACAGAAATGCAAGCCCTGGCCTGCGCTGAAACACAGTCAACGAGACATGAGGCCGCCGCGACTGCATCAACTGTGACACAAGAGTCACCTGCTGAGTGCTCATCATCCAAGGGAATATGGCAGGAGTTTGACAGTCGTGTTCTGGCTTTTCAGAGCAATCGCACAGCAAACACAGATGCGTATGTTGAAATGAGAAGATACATGGAGGAAAAGGTGATCCCAAGGAGTGAGGACCCTTTGGTTTGGTGGAAAAAAAATGAAACCACATTCCCAATGCTGAACAAAGTTGCGAAAAAATACCTTGGAACTATTGCAACGTCTGTTCCAGCAGAGAGACTCTTCTCTAAGGCCGGAGAAATAATCAGCCAGAGGCGTAATTGTATCAAAGCAGAAAACGTGAACATGTTACTTTTCCTGAACAGCAATCTGAGACTTCAGTAAAGTGTGACGTTTGACGACATATCTCGAGCACACTAAAGGTGTGATGGTGTCagacattttttcaagttcatTTTCTCAGGGAACTGTCTTGCGTATGCAGGTTTATAGGACAAGGAAATCCTAGTTTATTGTGATAAGGAAATTATTGACTTTGCTTCAGAGAAGTGTTATAAGTTTACTTCCACAAAGAGGTTTGAAACATAACATTGTTatgaataattgtttttttaaggtttttctaccaatactttttttttgagAAATAAGAAAAGtgaaaatgtgtatatttttgtttatatttaatttatttttcatatttatgttatttattttaattttacttttattatataTTGACCATAATAAATGTGGTATAAATGTTCTGTATTTGTCTTGTGAGTTgtcttaaataataacaatagtaataatatttttgactgacaaaaattgcaataagaaattaatggtattggtatcggtatcggtatcggtgaaaatgcaagaaaaagtatcggtatcgtatcgaatCCTAAAAGTGtggtatcgcccatccctactggGGAGcagtcaacctcgcccacgcctcctaccactccgtcctgcatgaagctgaggagccacgactcgtctcgctctgatcaggcaacttatcatttaaaggggtcatataagatactgtttatttaccaaaataagttgtatgtctttgttttgaaaatgtaaaagtttatttttattttcagaatgttgaaatagttacttgtttctctcgcgagatctgacaagactgcgcgcgaagcaaacagggcgaggataaagcaagatggcgtctgacggtgaagacgttattgcagtcgtcacagttcagtgttcttaatctgtgcgtccatgtacacatatatgtcctttattacactctattaaatagagtcataataactgtttgtatattagtctgagcgcactttgatgcttctcgagctagcttagcttgctagttagcttagcttgttagctgctaacaaagagagatgaaaacacatcgctaagcagagatcaagtgtgagtgtaaagtgttgtgattgtgtgaaaatgtgcgaaagaaccatagcagagtacgaggaggaactttgtccaacaaaagaggagaaggagcgacaacatgaaaaacatcaagttgtgttacacacaacaggtttgtttacttcttactctcacatctttactaactttatatttattattaacacttttcttcaatagattgtctataggaagatgaattgtcatgtgaggatgttcagacacacaatatttatgagaggttgatgttcctctcagtttgtaacaaagtgtatcaacatgtttacacaaaactcacacagtcaccgggggaatattccagagagcaggttaagtgcaaactcctgagtatgtaaagctccagagtttgacctccaaaaataagagaggtaagacaaagtcagagtcagttaccatggtaactgacgctgtaaacctagcctgctagctggcaggtttgacaagttatttatgtgtgtaaaagctatactgacctgtggcagtgattgtggaaaaaacaaagcctgatctaaagatgacatcttgatctcttACCATCTCAAAtcaattggccgttcattattaagtgaaatgtcttaaagtcgcttaaatttgtctttaaccaagcaacactaagttttatccagttactcgatcaatcgaaaacatttccagtagaacacttgattaatgacattttcaatagccacagccctatatttcatgtatgatttaatatttagcatgtaggagttaaaatgtgttttgtttgtgtcctgtagacatccatcagctgattggacgccaagaagaatgtctccctcatctgcagggggacagtttcacttcagaggatccacagccctcacacatgaaagaggaagaggagggagagtgtcctgtagggcaggaggaggatgatgtcagcaagtttccactgactgttgtctctgtgaagactgaagagcatgaagacaaagcacctgagtcctcacagcttcatcacagtccaagtaagcacaacatccacatatcatctaatacaatgtttgtgacacatgttcatccgggggccacatttatgacta is a window from the Nerophis lumbriciformis linkage group LG28, RoL_Nlum_v2.1, whole genome shotgun sequence genome containing:
- the LOC140680175 gene encoding E3 SUMO-protein ligase ZBED1-like; translated protein: MADKKRSVVWCYFSPVDKATARCELCDKQVPHSSNTSNLFKHMKTTHPESHSELVKRQAHAAVKEPAPPPAARQKTLHESLQKSQVYPDESQRAREITTSLAKMIVKDLQPISIVEDQGFRHFMKVVDPRYQIPSRKSMMTGEIPKLYEHAQKTVKDSMQSASSVVLTTDMWTARTTEGYLTLSGHFIDKDWQMQSCNLATIHVAVQHTADNISELLKKTTDEWGITSKVHAVVTDNGANMVSAVRKTCWKHIPCFSHTLNLIVKDSIKADISLESSLEKCIAIVRFFHHSTRATDKLKEVQNQLNLPQHKLIQSVDTRWNSVLYMIDRLYEQQQAITTTLCLLGRNNMCLCDEEWSHIRQASDVLRPFEEATKEVSAEQYVTISKVIPLVCLLLQKVTTSADQGNSLAPQLAAQCKRRFQNIEHNHTLAASTFLDIRFRNIVFSDSANVEMIKSRIITEMQALACAETQSTRHEAAATASTVTQESPAECSSSKGIWQEFDSRVLAFQSNRTANTDAYVEMRRYMEEKVIPRSEDPLVWWKKNETTFPMLNKVAKKYLGTIATSVPAERLFSKAGEIISQRRNCIKAENVNMLLFLNSNLRLQ